A genomic segment from Leptolyngbya boryana PCC 6306 encodes:
- a CDS encoding WbuC family cupin fold metalloprotein, with product MTLPIKCLTQPLMDAIAEQARTSPRHRKNYNFHEHSDIVQRFLNVLQPETYVRPHRHVRPEGKSGFEFFLVLQGAIGILILDGSGEVIHTEKISATGTTRGVELGEGMFHTLIALEPDTVMFELKEGPYMPIEDKDFLQTFPLENTAEAQQWIQTWMQHFQ from the coding sequence ATGACCCTACCCATTAAATGCCTGACTCAACCCTTGATGGATGCGATCGCTGAACAAGCCCGCACGAGTCCTCGCCATCGCAAGAACTACAATTTTCATGAGCATAGCGACATTGTTCAACGCTTTCTCAATGTTTTGCAGCCTGAAACTTATGTTCGCCCACACCGCCATGTTCGCCCAGAAGGTAAGAGTGGCTTTGAATTCTTTCTAGTGTTGCAAGGCGCGATCGGTATTCTGATTTTAGATGGATCCGGAGAAGTCATTCATACCGAGAAAATTAGCGCAACTGGAACGACTAGAGGAGTAGAACTTGGAGAAGGCATGTTTCACACTTTGATCGCGCTTGAGCCAGATACCGTCATGTTTGAGTTAAAAGAAGGACCTTACATGCCGATCGAAGACAAGGACTTTCTGCAAACTTTTCCTTTAGAAAATACAGCCGAAGCTCAACAGTGGATTCAAACTTGGATGCAACATTTTCAGTAG
- the dut gene encoding dUTP diphosphatase: protein MQSAKVKLVKLVDSAKLPRYEHEDDSGLDLFALEEQDIPPGKTALIGTGIAIELPLGTEAQIRPRSGLALKHSITVLNTPGTVDAGYRGEIGVILINHGQESFKVLKHMKIAQMVIVPVIRAELEEVDRLSDTIRGAGGFGSTGV, encoded by the coding sequence ATGCAAAGCGCAAAAGTAAAACTTGTCAAGCTAGTAGACTCTGCTAAGCTACCCCGATACGAACATGAAGATGATTCAGGTTTGGATCTGTTTGCGCTAGAAGAGCAAGACATTCCTCCTGGAAAGACAGCGCTGATTGGAACAGGAATCGCGATCGAGCTACCGCTCGGAACTGAAGCCCAAATTCGTCCGAGAAGTGGGCTAGCACTGAAGCATTCGATTACGGTTCTCAATACTCCAGGCACAGTTGATGCAGGCTATCGAGGTGAAATTGGAGTGATTTTGATCAATCATGGGCAAGAATCTTTCAAGGTGCTGAAGCATATGAAAATTGCCCAAATGGTCATTGTGCCTGTGATTCGCGCAGAGCTTGAAGAAGTCGATCGTTTATCTGACACTATTCGCGGAGCAGGTGGATTCGGTTCGACTGGAGTGTAA
- the hflX gene encoding GTPase HflX: MRSSRVWQSLVIETVYGNLQGLKSSQLKQLQRLYHQRLPGDRITTAEFAQRIAAISSEINQPVCTYVNRRGQVIRVGVGTLRQTQIPMLELPRYGAERLCGIRCIATQLKSDPPGDAMLTVMALQRLDTYVALTLTGGGFERRGGGATGYVKAAYLAHLVPHPEVSWTVSPPLGLDVVSEQDFLALVEGLEEEFRREYIAQQVDRDHDQVLIVGLQTDNKSAQRFQTELEELARLVETAGGEVLQTVKQKRPRPHPQTVVGEGKVQEITLAAQTVGASLIVFDRDLSPAQVRNLEMQIGIRIVDRTEVILDIFAQRAQSGAGKLQVELAQLEYMLPRLSGRGQAMSRLGGGIGTRGPGETKLETERRAIQRRISRLQQEVNQLQAHRARLRQRRQHEEIPSIAVVGYTNAGKSTLLNALTNAEVYTADQLFATLDPTTRRLNFTDSETHEATQLLLTDTVGFIHELPPSLMDAFRATLEEVTEADALLHVVDLSHPAWQSQIRSVMHILGEMPITPGPALLAFNKIDQVDAEQLAIAREEFPQAAFISAHERLGLETLRQRLCQLVRYAMSS; this comes from the coding sequence ATGAGATCAAGTCGCGTTTGGCAAAGTTTAGTTATCGAAACCGTCTACGGAAACCTCCAAGGTCTAAAGAGCAGTCAACTCAAGCAGCTTCAACGGCTGTATCATCAGCGCTTACCGGGCGATCGCATCACTACAGCCGAGTTTGCTCAACGGATCGCAGCCATTAGTTCTGAAATCAATCAGCCCGTTTGTACGTATGTGAATCGTCGCGGTCAAGTGATTCGGGTTGGGGTTGGAACTTTACGCCAAACTCAGATTCCAATGCTGGAACTGCCGCGTTATGGTGCAGAGCGACTCTGTGGCATTCGTTGTATTGCGACTCAACTCAAGTCAGATCCACCGGGAGACGCAATGCTGACGGTGATGGCATTGCAACGACTAGATACCTATGTAGCATTAACGCTGACGGGAGGCGGATTTGAGCGGCGAGGTGGTGGTGCAACCGGATATGTGAAGGCGGCTTACTTAGCGCATTTAGTGCCGCATCCAGAGGTGAGTTGGACAGTCTCGCCGCCGCTAGGGTTAGACGTGGTTTCAGAGCAAGATTTTCTGGCGTTGGTTGAAGGGCTAGAAGAAGAATTTCGCCGTGAGTATATTGCTCAGCAAGTCGATCGCGATCATGATCAGGTCTTAATTGTCGGATTACAAACGGATAATAAGTCAGCGCAACGGTTTCAGACCGAGTTAGAGGAACTGGCAAGACTGGTCGAAACCGCAGGCGGCGAAGTCCTGCAAACGGTGAAGCAGAAACGCCCGCGTCCGCATCCTCAAACCGTAGTCGGAGAAGGAAAAGTCCAAGAAATTACTTTGGCAGCGCAAACGGTCGGGGCAAGTTTGATTGTGTTCGATCGTGATCTTTCCCCGGCTCAGGTTCGTAATTTAGAGATGCAGATTGGCATCCGAATTGTCGATCGTACCGAAGTCATCTTGGATATTTTCGCGCAACGAGCACAGTCTGGAGCCGGAAAACTTCAAGTGGAACTGGCTCAGCTTGAATATATGCTGCCGCGATTGTCAGGACGCGGACAAGCGATGTCTCGATTAGGAGGCGGGATCGGTACAAGAGGACCTGGAGAAACGAAGCTAGAAACCGAACGCCGCGCAATTCAGCGGCGAATTTCGCGACTTCAGCAAGAGGTGAATCAGCTCCAAGCGCATCGAGCGCGCCTGAGACAGCGCCGACAGCACGAAGAAATTCCCTCGATCGCAGTGGTCGGCTATACCAATGCAGGAAAATCTACATTACTCAATGCTTTAACAAATGCTGAAGTCTATACAGCCGATCAGCTTTTTGCAACACTTGATCCAACAACTCGGCGATTAAATTTCACCGATTCAGAAACACATGAAGCAACGCAACTGTTGTTAACGGATACCGTTGGATTTATTCATGAATTGCCGCCTTCTTTGATGGATGCGTTTCGTGCCACATTAGAAGAAGTGACAGAGGCGGACGCTTTGCTGCATGTGGTGGATCTGTCGCATCCGGCTTGGCAAAGTCAGATTCGATCGGTGATGCACATTCTGGGTGAGATGCCTATTACACCGGGGCCTGCACTCTTAGCGTTTAATAAAATCGATCAAGTCGATGCAGAACAATTAGCGATCGCTCGCGAAGAGTTTCCTCAAGCCGCATTTATCTCAGCCCATGAGCGACTAGGGCTGGAAACACTCAGACAGCGATTATGTCAGTTGGTTCGATATGCGATGTCAAGCTAA
- a CDS encoding S8 family serine peptidase → MSFDKPAWSAIANPSDLIAANSNELSWFSIAENRAVNRASYVLDRNTQIIDIYDYDRDGNPDLLWRDRQSYYFLTKGQRVDLYTVSDLNWQIERIGDLDGDRDRDILWRNQRSGEVAFWRLNAMSLESSQITTTISDLAWQIADVQDYDNDGDLDLFWRNDRTHENAFWQMNGTTLERSLYIDSVAGWTLEGSGDFNGDRQFDLLWRNGQSGQVQIWQINGMSVGKKSNLSIAPDFSWDIKGLSDYNQDGTTDILWQQSTTGAAGYWGINQLQFQTVTLLDFGNFRIQSFEQSYAPSPSYSASFGYGLVNAAIAVATAVKQAPMTSVPATSWSIDMLNIPEVWARGYTGQGITIAVIDSGIDITHSDLKSNIWTNPGEIPNNGIDDDRNGFIDDVNGWNFSLNNNDISPSSVHGTAVSGVIAAAQNNVGITGVAYSAKLMPLRVTNAQDNWNGNLARAIRYAVDNGARVINMSLWWTDSAELREAIAYAASRNVITVTAALNEGASQPSNPASYATQFGIAVGAVDRDRQLTAFSNRSGSNPKMNYVLAPGQDIETTVPGNSYQSGWWGTSLAAPYVSGVVALMLSANPTLTHDQVRQILMESGNAIG, encoded by the coding sequence ATGTCTTTCGACAAGCCTGCTTGGAGTGCGATCGCGAATCCCAGTGATCTGATTGCTGCAAACTCCAATGAATTGTCTTGGTTCTCGATCGCGGAAAATCGTGCGGTCAATCGAGCTTCTTACGTTCTCGATCGCAATACACAAATCATTGATATCTATGACTACGATCGCGATGGCAATCCTGATTTACTCTGGCGCGATCGTCAAAGCTACTACTTTCTGACCAAGGGACAGCGCGTCGATCTTTACACCGTTAGTGACCTGAACTGGCAGATTGAGCGAATTGGAGACCTTGATGGCGACCGCGATCGCGATATTCTTTGGCGTAATCAGCGTTCTGGAGAAGTCGCATTCTGGCGCTTGAATGCCATGTCTCTCGAATCGAGCCAAATTACGACAACAATCAGTGACTTAGCATGGCAGATTGCAGATGTTCAGGACTATGACAATGATGGCGATTTAGATCTGTTTTGGCGCAACGATCGAACTCATGAAAACGCGTTCTGGCAGATGAATGGCACAACCTTAGAACGCAGTCTCTACATCGACTCTGTTGCAGGTTGGACATTGGAAGGCAGCGGTGACTTTAATGGAGATCGACAATTCGATCTGCTTTGGCGCAATGGGCAATCGGGACAAGTTCAGATCTGGCAAATTAATGGCATGAGCGTCGGCAAGAAGTCTAATTTGTCGATCGCGCCTGATTTTTCTTGGGATATCAAAGGCTTAAGTGACTACAACCAAGATGGAACAACGGATATTTTATGGCAGCAATCAACGACAGGTGCAGCCGGCTACTGGGGCATCAATCAGCTTCAATTCCAGACGGTCACACTTCTAGACTTCGGAAATTTCCGCATTCAATCCTTTGAGCAAAGTTATGCTCCAAGCCCAAGCTATAGTGCAAGTTTTGGTTATGGGCTTGTGAATGCCGCGATCGCAGTTGCTACTGCTGTGAAACAAGCTCCTATGACTTCAGTTCCAGCAACGTCTTGGAGCATAGATATGCTGAATATTCCAGAAGTTTGGGCGCGAGGCTATACGGGGCAGGGAATTACGATCGCTGTGATTGATTCTGGTATTGATATCACTCATTCTGATCTCAAGTCTAATATCTGGACGAATCCAGGTGAAATTCCTAACAATGGCATTGATGACGATCGCAATGGCTTTATTGATGACGTAAATGGCTGGAACTTTAGCTTAAACAACAACGATATTTCACCTTCGAGTGTTCATGGAACTGCGGTAAGTGGAGTGATTGCTGCGGCTCAAAACAATGTTGGTATCACAGGAGTTGCTTACAGTGCTAAGTTAATGCCACTGCGGGTGACGAATGCTCAAGATAACTGGAATGGGAACTTAGCAAGAGCGATTCGCTATGCCGTGGATAATGGGGCACGTGTGATTAATATGTCGCTGTGGTGGACAGATTCCGCAGAACTCAGAGAGGCAATTGCCTATGCTGCTAGCCGCAATGTGATAACTGTGACTGCGGCATTAAATGAAGGAGCCTCTCAACCGAGCAATCCAGCGAGCTATGCAACACAGTTTGGGATTGCTGTGGGAGCAGTTGATCGCGATCGACAACTCACTGCCTTTTCAAATCGATCGGGGTCGAATCCAAAGATGAATTATGTGCTTGCACCTGGACAAGACATTGAAACAACAGTGCCAGGAAATAGCTATCAATCGGGCTGGTGGGGCACATCTCTGGCAGCACCTTATGTGTCGGGTGTAGTTGCATTGATGTTAAGCGCAAACCCAACTTTAACGCATGATCAGGTGCGTCAGATTTTGATGGAATCAGGAAATGCGATCGGGTAA
- a CDS encoding molybdenum cofactor biosynthesis protein MoaE, producing MISSTPPKPVPTHPGDRFTITIAPLSIEEVYSQADDAANGAIVLMSGMVRNNTDGFSVLHLEYQAYEPMAIAVFKEIASEIRQTWKDVTHVVIHHRVGRLEIGEISVLIAVGCPHRTEAFEACKYAIDTLKHRAPIWKKEFYYGEDGAIRSSWVNCC from the coding sequence ATGATTTCATCGACTCCGCCAAAGCCCGTTCCCACGCATCCCGGCGATCGTTTCACGATTACGATCGCGCCGCTTTCGATCGAAGAAGTCTACAGCCAAGCAGATGACGCAGCCAATGGCGCGATCGTGCTGATGAGCGGTATGGTTCGGAACAATACTGATGGATTTTCAGTGCTGCATCTGGAGTATCAAGCATATGAACCGATGGCGATCGCGGTTTTCAAAGAAATTGCATCTGAGATTCGACAAACTTGGAAGGATGTCACTCATGTCGTGATTCATCACCGCGTTGGACGATTAGAGATTGGGGAAATCAGTGTATTAATTGCCGTTGGATGCCCGCATCGGACGGAAGCATTTGAGGCTTGTAAATACGCGATCGATACGCTGAAACATCGCGCCCCGATTTGGAAAAAAGAGTTTTACTACGGTGAAGATGGCGCGATTCGCTCTAGCTGGGTGAACTGTTGCTAG